Proteins from a single region of Hermetia illucens chromosome 3, iHerIll2.2.curated.20191125, whole genome shotgun sequence:
- the LOC119652899 gene encoding 40S ribosomal protein S29, with protein MGFANLWYSHPRKYGQGSRCCRSCSNRHGLIRKYGLNICRQCFREYANDIGFKKLD; from the exons ATGGGTTTCGCAAATCTTTGGTATTCGCACCCTCGTAAATACGGACAAGGTTCCCGCTGCTG TCGCTCGTGCTCGAACCGACACGGTCTCATCCGCAAATATGGGTTGAACATCTGCCGGCAGTGCTTCCGGGAGTACGCAAATGACATTGGCTTCAAGAAG CTCGATTAG
- the LOC119653125 gene encoding spindle and kinetochore-associated protein 1-like produces MTSIDEKASNFEHKDETLHQVVANILKKIELLKDFVSLYLRRKEVGPDIIELENRLPNAQQLLFECNAVLKSFETTVVKEYAELLETMRRQQMAMLFLLGEIQKKSHSTRELKERSPLLSVKQKNNQVETPRLYLSQYQQSPYIAKIRPVALYFLDFEATITLEQFNNIPKYLRGRETCDQLKAFLEDVIVPCFTEKYQLLHRKRECITNPRDRELWKLYREQVSYFPGEKFVTQGDISRKIEKVVDKKMCTRIAMLRQLCILQEQRKASVVCYIWIANNEAQM; encoded by the exons ATGACTTCAATCGACGAAAAAGCCAGTAATTTTGAGCACAAAGATGAAACACTACATCAAGTAGTTGCGAATATACTAAAAAAGATCGAATTACTTAAGGATTTCGTATCACTGTATCTGCGTAGGAAGGAGGTCGGTCCGGACATTATTGAACTGGAAAATAGGCTGCCGAATGCCCAACAGTTACTCTTCGAATGTAATGCAGTTCTGAAGTCTTTCGAGACGACTGTAGTGAAGGAATATGCAGAGTTATTGGAAACTATGAGAAGGCAACAGATGGCTATGTTATTTCTTCTCGGTGAGATCCAAAAGAAATCACATTCTACGCGTGAACTCAAGGAGCGATCACCACTCCTGAGTGTGAAGCAAAAGAATAATCAG GTTGAAACGCCGCGGCTATATCTCTCACAATACCAACAGTCTCCATACATCGCAAAAATTCGTCCAGTGGCGTTATACTTTCTCGATTTCGAGGCGACAATTACCCTCGAACAGTTCAACAATATACCTAA GTACCTACGTGGTCGGGAAACTTGTGATCAACTGAAAGCCTTCCTAGAGGATGTGATTGTTCCTTGCTTTACGGAGAAGTACCAACTGCTGCATCGCAAACGAGAATGTATAACAAATCCACGTGATCGGGAACTTTGGAAACTATATCGTGAACAAGTCTCATACTTTCCAG GAGAAAAATTTGTAACACAAGGGGATATTTCGCGAAAGATAGAAAAAGTTGTCGACAAAAAGATGTGCACACGGATCGCCATGTTGCGGCAACTGTGTATTTTACAAGAACAAAGAAAGGCGTCGGTCGTTTGTTATATTTGGATAGCTAATAATGAAGCCCAAATGTAG
- the LOC119653124 gene encoding testis-specific zinc finger protein topi has protein sequence MNFSDDYVESESWLTERIFSQLKEYNPHEKDNNAEIPSTSSNHPIVSESHDRNSVEISNGQQPFGDGLTENKVLINDVVPSESFQNESMMGLQHNGNVAENSSYITPIATDLTNQEISRMAWEALANLNEGSKDALLVLDAEHTQRYLELMKACGAMPYEYYPVSDDVVVVNESSTNEPGQTSTDGQPSAIQCTNCDKIFEEAEFVSHVCEYDENKTLIKDEEEVKCATTEETVEPPCIRQLRENNARIRKFLKDELKIDLGGPTKKQDGPHECTMCERKFVHASGLVRHMEKHALDLIPVTTNSNQSGSGLRVVSKCLICGRILFSTMEGLKHIADAHEKLSENHEDENMSEEEEGIGDIQPENISSAGNCIVAAKDANSDNERRVTAYLKVVILNSILQCEFCDFSFSEVSDLLLHESSHDPLRGFECSSCGISVPTSKEIFLHWQAECPYVKDESRKNINLQKYFVCNVCENKFSSHEQLYDHRYSSYHLFPRLSKTLSIMQVGCEYCGIFHESAKSIMKHHEEKHIKKIKKESTTKYRQYLCDVCGKSYTQSSHLWQHLRFHRGVKPFACKEPGCNRRFTIRPDLNDHIRKCHTGERPYHCLVCGKRFLTGSVFYQHRLIHRGERRYGCEECGKRFYRADALKNHQRIHTGEKPYGCMYCSKSFRQRGDRDKHIRARHANLDANARSIAANSKDGMPNPGGVVYVGNVAFPTSMFKPMMRDIDESIYCGK, from the exons ATGAATTTTTCTGACGATTATGTCGAATCTGAGTCTTGGCTCACAGAAAGAATTTTTTCGCAACTGAAAGAATACAATCCACACGAAAAGGATAATAATGCGGAGATACCTTCGACGTCTTCAAATCACCCAATAGTCTCAGAGAGTCATGATAGAAACTCTGTGGAAATTTCAAATGGGCAGCAGCCGTTTGGAGACGGTTTAACTGAAAATAAAGTGTTAATAAATGATGTTGTGCCATCGGAAAGTTTTCAAAATGAAAGCATGATGGGTCTGCAACACAATGGAAATGTGGCGGAAAATAGTTCCTACATTACGCCAATCGCAACAGATTTGACTAACCAGGAAATCTCACGAATGGCATGGGAAGCGCTGGCAAATTTGAATGAAGGGTCGAAAGATGCACTACTTGTACTTGATGCTGAGCATACGCAACGTTATTTGGAATTGATGAAAGCCTGCGGAGCGATGCCATATGAATATTATCCGG TTTCAGATGATGTTGTGGTCGTAAATGAATCCTCCACCAACGAACCAGGCCAAACTTCGACCGATGGTCAACCTAGCGCCATCCAATGCACCAACTGTGATAAAATATTCGAAGAAGCCGAATTTGTTTCGCATGTTTGTGAATATGATGAAAATAAAACACTTATCAAGGATGAGGAAGAAGTCAAATGTGCAACAACCGAAGAAACTGTTGAACCTCCATGCATTCGCCAGCTTCGTGAAAACAACGCTCGTATTCGTAAATTTCTCAAAGACGAGCTCAAAATTGATTTAGGGGGACCTACCAAGAAACAAGATGGGCCGCATGAATGCACGATGTGTGAAAGAAAATTCGTCCACGCCTCTGGATTGGTTAGACATATGGAAAAGCATGCATTGGATTTGATTCCAGTCACCACGAATAGCAACCAATCTGGTAGTGGTTTGAGAGTTGTCAGTAAATGTTTAATTTGTGGTCGAATATTGTTCTCGACCATGGAGGGACTCAAACATATCGCAGATGCGCACGAGAAGCTAAGTGAAAACCATGAAGACGAGAATATGtcagaagaggaggaaggaattGGAGACATTCAGCCAGAAAATATTTCGAGTGCCGGGAATTGTATAGTAGCCGCGAAGGAT GCCAATTCTGACAACGAGCGACGAGTCACTGCATACCTCAAAGTCGTTATTTTGAATTCAATACTGCAATGCGAATTCTgtgatttttcattttctgaagTGTCGGACCTTTTGCTGCATGAGTCCTCGCACGATCCCCTACGCGGATTCGAATGCTCGTCATGTGGAATAAGCGTTCCAACTTCCAAAGAAATTTTCCTACACTGGCAGGCTGAGTGTCCATACGTAAAAGATGAAAgcagaaaaaatatcaacttaCAAAAGTATTTTGTTTGCAATGTATGCGAAAATAAATTCAGTTCGCATGAACAATTATATGATCATCG ATATTCGTCGTATCACCTCTTCCCGCGTCTGAGTAAAACGTTAAGCATTATGCAAGTAGGTTGTGAATATTGTGGTATATTTCACGAAAGTGCCAAGTCGATAATGAAACATCATGAGGAAAAAcatataaagaaaataaaaaaagagagCACAACAAAATACCGGCAGTATTTGTGTGATGTGTGCGGGAAGTCGTACACGCAGTCAAGTCATTTGTGGCAACATTTGCGGTTCCATAGAG GTGTTAAACCATTTGCCTGTAAAGAGCCAGGTTGTAATCGGCGATTCACTATCCGTCCGGATCTTAACGACCATATTCGTAAATGTCACACCGGCGAACGACCTTATCATTGCCTTGTATGTGGCAAGAGATTCCTTACAGGTTCGGTTTTCTATCAACATCGATTGATACACCGTGGTGAGCGACGCTACGGTTGCGAAGAATGCGGTAAGCGCTTTTATCGGGCAGATGCATTGAAGAATCACCAAAGGATCCATACTGGCGAGAAGCCGTATGGGTGTATGTACTGCAGCAAAAGTTTCAGACAACGAGGTGACCGTGACAAGCACATCAGAGCTCGTCATGCAAATCTTGATGCGAATGCTCGGAGCATCGCTGCGAATTCGAAAGATGGAATGCCGAATCCCGGAGGTGTGGTTTATGTGGGCAACGTGGCCTTCCCAACGAGTATGTTCAAACCGATGATGCGTGATATAGACGAGAGTATTTATTGTGGCAAATAG